The following coding sequences lie in one Zingiber officinale cultivar Zhangliang chromosome 2B, Zo_v1.1, whole genome shotgun sequence genomic window:
- the LOC122049325 gene encoding solute carrier family 25 member 44-like: protein MVRFTAAAAAAEEQRGTPDVLPLPAEVDWEMLDKRRFFVVGAALFSGVSAALYPAVVLKTRLQVAQPPSPCLRAAVSILRHEGPRGFYRGFATSLAGTVPARAVYMGALEATKSAVGKLVIRLGVSEPTATAAASAAAGVSAAIAAQLVWTPIDVVSQRLMVQGSSASEYRGGIDAVKKILCSDGLRGLYRGFGLSILTYAPSNAVWWASYIISQRLIWDGISRQFGGVGSREIRPRHGAAVAVQGASAAVAGAATAVVTMPLDTIKTRLQVWEGGAEKMTVSRTIKSLLQEGGWRACYRGLGPRWASSSLSATTMITTYEFLKRLSTKDGGCQSCKQISNQNK from the coding sequence ATGGTGAGGTTTACAGCAGCCGCAGCAGCGGCAGAGGAGCAACGAGGGACGCCTGACGTTCTGCCCTTGCCGGCCGAGGTGGATTGGGAGATGCTCGACAAGCGGCGGTTCTTCGTGGTCGGCGCAGCCCTGTTCTCCGGCGTGTCCGCAGCGCTCTACCCGGCCGTGGTCCTGAAGACGCGGCTGCAGGTCGCTCAGCCACCGTCCCCGTGCCTCCGCGCGGCGGTGTCCATCCTCCGCCACGAGGGCCCCCGGGGCTTCTACCGTGGCTTCGCCACCTCCCTAGCCGGCACCGTTCCCGCGCGGGCCGTCTACATGGGCGCGCTCGAGGCCACCAAGAGCGCCGTCGGAAAACTCGTTATCCGCCTCGGCGTCTCCGAGCCCACCGCGACGGCTgccgcctccgccgccgccggaGTCAGCGCGGCCATCGCCGCGCAGCTCGTCTGGACGCCCATCGACGTGGTCAGCCAGCGCCTCATGGTGCAGGGCTCCTCCGCCTCCGAGTACCGCGGAGGAATCGACGCCGTGAAAAAGATCCTCTGCTCCGACGGCCTCCGCGGCCTCTACCGAGGCTTCGGATTGTCGATCCTCACCTACGCCCCATCCAATGCCGTGTGGTGGGCGTCCTACATCATCTCCCAGAGACTGATCTGGGACGGAATCAGCCGCCAATTCGGAGGAGTCGGCAGCCGCGAGATAAGGCCGAGACACGGAGCGGCAGTAGCGGTGCAGGGTGCGAGCGCGGCTGTGGCCGGAGCAGCGACGGCAGTGGTAACCATGCCGCTCGACACCATCAAGACAAGGTTGCAGGTCTGGGAAGGTGGCGCCGAGAAGATGACGGTGAGCAGAACAATCAAGAGCCTCCTACAGGAAGGGGGGTGGAGGGCGTGCTACCGAGGGCTGGGGCCGCGATGGGCTTCCTCATCGCTCTCCGCCACCACCATGATCACAACCTATGAGTTCTTGAAGCGACTTTCGACCAAAGACGGAGGCTGTCAATCTTGTAAACAGATCTCAAATCaaaacaaataa